One Bacteroidia bacterium genomic window carries:
- the cas2 gene encoding CRISPR-associated endonuclease Cas2, with protein sequence MMVLITYDVETKTQEGRKRLRKIAKECVNYGQRVQNSVFECLVDPAIFTELRHRLESIYNPETDSLRYYFLGNNFKNRIEHVGCKESYNPEGTLIL encoded by the coding sequence ATGATGGTATTAATAACCTATGATGTTGAAACTAAAACGCAAGAAGGACGAAAACGTTTAAGAAAAATTGCAAAAGAGTGTGTTAATTACGGACAACGTGTTCAAAATTCAGTATTTGAATGTTTGGTTGATCCTGCTATTTTTACAGAATTACGTCATCGTCTAGAATCAATTTACAATCCTGAAACCGACAGCCTAAGATATTATTTTTTGGGCAATAACTTTAAAAATAGAATAGAACATGTTGGGTGTAAAGAAAGTTATAATCCTGAAGGAACACTGATATTATAG
- the cas1c gene encoding type I-C CRISPR-associated endonuclease Cas1c yields the protein MRKLLNTLYITTPESYISRDGENIVIKINDIEKFRIPIHNIEGIVCLGYMGASPSAMHLCAERNVALSFLTTQGRFLCRINGPVSGNVLLRRQQYRIADNPNQSLQLAKLFIAGKIANCRTVLQRTLREQQSENKSSELQSAINLLAVKQKQISQIPSVEILRGIEGDSAQCYFGVFNQLILSQKEDFFLKGRSRRPPKDNVNSLLSFVYTLLMHEVKAALESVGLDPCVGFLHVDRPGRASLALDMMEEFRPYLADRLVLSLINRKQINKRGFKNNEAGGILMTDETRKEIITAWQKRKQKKIQHPYLQIAISVGLLPYAQAMLMARFIRGDIDNYPVFVNK from the coding sequence ATGAGAAAACTTTTAAATACACTGTATATAACAACACCTGAGTCGTACATTTCACGGGATGGTGAAAATATTGTAATTAAAATAAACGATATTGAAAAATTTAGAATACCAATACATAATATAGAAGGAATTGTCTGTTTAGGTTATATGGGTGCTAGTCCTTCGGCAATGCATCTTTGTGCTGAACGTAACGTAGCGCTGAGTTTTTTAACTACTCAAGGCCGTTTTTTATGTAGAATTAACGGTCCGGTTTCTGGAAATGTCCTTCTTAGAAGACAACAATATAGGATAGCAGATAATCCCAATCAATCACTTCAATTAGCTAAACTATTTATAGCTGGAAAAATAGCAAACTGTCGAACAGTTTTACAGAGAACCTTACGAGAACAACAGTCAGAAAACAAATCATCTGAGCTGCAGTCAGCAATTAACTTGTTAGCTGTAAAACAAAAGCAAATTTCTCAAATACCTTCTGTTGAAATATTGAGAGGTATTGAAGGTGATTCAGCACAATGCTATTTTGGTGTGTTTAATCAATTAATCCTATCTCAGAAAGAAGATTTTTTCTTGAAAGGCAGAAGCCGTCGCCCTCCTAAAGATAATGTTAACTCATTACTCTCATTTGTTTATACTCTCTTAATGCATGAAGTTAAAGCTGCCCTAGAAAGTGTTGGTCTTGATCCGTGCGTTGGTTTTTTACATGTCGACAGGCCGGGTAGAGCAAGTCTTGCACTTGATATGATGGAAGAGTTTCGACCATATCTTGCAGACAGATTAGTACTATCATTAATTAATAGGAAACAGATTAATAAACGAGGATTTAAGAATAATGAAGCAGGTGGAATTTTAATGACAGACGAAACCCGAAAAGAAATAATAACTGCTTGGCAAAAACGAAAACAAAAAAAAATCCAACATCCATATTTACAAATAGCTATCTCCGTAGGTCTATTACCTTATGCGCAAGCAATGCTAATGGCGCGTTTTATTAGAGGCGATATTGATAATTATCCTGTATTTGTAAACAAATAG
- the cas4 gene encoding CRISPR-associated protein Cas4 produces the protein MYSDDKLLMISGIQHFAFCERQWALIHIEQQWAENMRTVEGNHMHNRVDNPFENETRRNVITLRSVSLVSYQLGLYGVADLIEYIRVDNTTGVSLKNKTGLWFPVPVEYKRGKPKFDECDEVQLCAQAICIEEMYKINSQINLRIDKGYLYYGETRHRHEVLLDDILRTKVETYSASMHKFFEKKITPRPKYKSHCKSCSLLEICNPKFFDKPRVVNDYLKNVFEID, from the coding sequence ATGTATTCCGACGACAAACTTTTAATGATTTCAGGTATTCAACATTTCGCTTTTTGTGAAAGGCAATGGGCATTGATACATATTGAACAACAATGGGCCGAAAATATGCGAACCGTAGAAGGTAATCATATGCACAATCGGGTCGATAATCCATTTGAAAATGAAACACGAAGAAATGTAATTACTCTGCGTTCGGTTTCATTAGTTTCATATCAATTAGGGTTATATGGTGTTGCCGATTTGATAGAGTACATTAGAGTTGATAATACAACAGGAGTTTCTTTGAAAAATAAAACTGGCTTGTGGTTTCCCGTTCCTGTTGAATATAAAAGAGGTAAGCCAAAATTTGATGAGTGTGATGAGGTTCAACTTTGTGCTCAAGCTATTTGCATCGAAGAAATGTATAAAATAAACAGTCAAATTAATCTTAGAATAGATAAAGGTTATTTGTATTATGGAGAAACCAGACATCGTCATGAAGTGCTGCTTGACGATATATTAAGAACTAAAGTAGAAACATACTCTGCTAGTATGCATAAATTTTTTGAAAAAAAAATTACCCCGCGCCCAAAATACAAATCACATTGTAAATCTTGTTCTTTGCTCGAAATATGTAATCCAAAATTCTTTGACAAGCCACGTGTTGTAAATGATTATCTAAAAAATGTATTTGAAATAGATTGA